CAACAGTGGCAGGCGCAAATGTGCGAGGGTGCCTTGGCCCAGCACGCTGGAAAGTTGCAAGCTGCCACCCATGCCCTGTGCCAAATGGCGCGATAGGGTTAGCCCCAAACCGGTACCGCCAACATCTTCGCCCGCTTGCCCTTGTTTAAACGCGGCAAATAATTCTGCCAACTCCGCTTCGGAAATTCCCGGGCCAGTATCGCCAATCACAAATTCCACTTCGCCTTGCAAATTGGCCACATACAAACTGACACTGCCTTGCGGCGTAAATTTAATGGCGTTACCCAATAAATTTAATAATATCTGCCCGATTTTTTGGCGATCCCCTTTGACTATATAGGGGTTGGGCAAATCCACCTGGGTAATGAGTTGCAAACCTTTGGTTGCAGCGCGCTCGGCCATAATGGTTTGGATGTCGGCCACTTCCTGATGCAAATCAAAATACTCTTTGCGCAGGTTGAGCACACCGGATTCAATTTTGGAAAGATCCAATACATCGTTAATCAGCCCCAGCAATCGTTGGCTGGATACCAAAATCAATTGCAATCGTTCGCGCTGACTGCCAGTGAAATGTTCGTCGCGCATTAACAGTTGGGTGTAACCCAACACCGCATTGAGCGGCGTGCGAATTTCATGGCTCATATTGGCGAGGAAACGGCTCTTGGCGCGCGTCGCTTCCTCCGCCGCTTCTTTCGCGAATGAGAGTTGGCGCTCGGCATCTTTTTGCGCTGAAATATCGCGCCCAATACCCAGAATGCCCACTACCTCACCCGCATCATCGTGCAGGGCAACTTTGATGGTATCGAGTAAATAGCGGTGTTCATTATTGATGGTAATCAGTTGTTCGTAACGGTGAGCCGAGTCGCTGCTGAGCGTGGCCTGATCATTTTGTTGAAAGAGCGCCGCCAATTCCGGGCTGACCAATTGCTCTTCACTTTTACCGATAATTTCCTGCTCCGTTAATGCCAGCATCTCTGCAAATGCTTTGTTGCAACTGATGTAGACACCTTGCAAATTTTTGAACCACACCGGGTCGGGAATATTATCGAGCAGGCTGCGCAAGTGTTGTTCGCGCGCGCGCAGTGCTTGTTGCGATTCCTGTAATTGCTCCTGCGCCTGCTGCCGCTGCACCACTTCATTGAGCAACCAATCATTCGCCTTGCGCAACGCCTGAGTGTGCGAAAGCACTTCCTCTTCCAGTTTGCGTTGATTTTGGCTGAGCAAATCATCGTGCTTTTGGCGCGTGCGAATATAGGCCGACAACAAACCAATCATGGTCAGGCCAATAGCCAGTGCGGAGAATTGCAACCAACTGGGTTGATACCAGGGCCGCTCACTGAGTTTTGCCCCCAGCGTCATTTCGTGCGCGGCCTTGGCCAGTCGTTGCGCTTCCGAGTGCTCGATATAACCGAGCGCCGAGACCAGGAAAAATACCAGCCCCACACCCACACACAGCAATAAAAACGCCTGCGCCTGGGCATTGTGTCGCACACGGGGAATGACCAGCCACGCAAAGAGTGCAGTAAAGGTGAGCATGCCAATGCTGTCACCCATCCACCAAAAGGCCCAGGCTTTGCCCAGTTCATCATCGGGCACTAGCCCGATGTAGGAAAAGGTAGAAACACCCACCGAGGGTGCAATCAACGCGCATAGAAACACACTGACAATAAACACCAGCGTGCGCGGTAAATTGACCAACAGGTTGCGATTCAAAATCCCGTCGTTAATGCGCGCGATGATGATGGCTTGCAGCAACATGGCACCGCTGACCAGCGTACCGGCGAGAAAGGTAGTGAAGCTGATACCAAAGGCAGGGTATAGATGGATACTGAAGTTGGTTGCAAACGCGCCGATAAATAACCCCGGGGCGATACGCAACCCGAAGATCAACAAACCAAACAGCGCAAAGCCCGCAGCAGGCCAAATCAGCGACACTTGCGAGTTCAGTGAGCTCCACACCAAACCGCATTGGGCAAGCGCCAGATAACCCACAGCAAACAACAGGTTTAACACGGGCAATTTCGCCAGCAGATAGATTTTTTTACGGTCACTCATAACCACGGGCGGCATTCCCTGCGTGAATTAGGTGGTTTGCTGAACCGGGCTCAGCAGCAATTTTTGCAGCGACTGGTAATTCAGGGCTTGGGGGCGATGGTGATGGTAGCCCTGTCCCCAACGCACACCCAGCGCATACAATTTTTGGGCGACGGCCTCGGTTTCCACAAATTCGGCAATCACTTCTTTATTGAGTGAGGCCGCCATTTCCACAATTGATTTCACCATTGCATAGTGCGAGGCATCGCTGTCCATATCGCGTACAAAAATACCGTCGATTTTAATTTTGTCGAACGCCATTTGGTGCAGATACGCGTAGGAAGCAAAGCCGCTGCCAAAATCATCCAGCGCAAAATGTGCGCCGAATTCACGCAGCTGCTGCATAAATTGACGGGCGGATTCCACATTCACAATGGCTTGGGTTTCAGTGATTTCAAAACAGAATTTTTGCGGCGGTAAATTGAATTGCTGGAAGCTATTGATAATGAATTGTGCAAACTGGGTTTCGCGAATCGAAAAGGCGGAGATATTGATCGACACCATATCGATTTGATCCAGCAAATCCGGATGCTGGGCAAACAGCGAGAGCGTGGCCTGGAGCATCCACTTGTCCAGCTCGGGAATTAAATGCAAGCGCTCGGCGGGGCCAATAAATTCACCCGGCGAAATCATGCGCTGGTGCTCCGCATCCCACAAGCGCATTAATACTTCCAACCTATAGCGCGGCGCTTCGTCATCGCGCGTTGCGGGAAAGTATTCGATCATCTGAAAATAAGCGCGGAAGGATTGGTTGTGAATCGCATCCACCAGACGCGAAGCCCAATTGATATTTTCCTTGTGTAAATTACTGCGCTTGGCCGCTTCTTCGTAACTGAAAATACCACCGCGCGCTTCTTGTTTGGCTACAAAAATCACTTCATCGGCCGCGAGCATCACTTGATCGTAGCTCACCATGGTGCGCGTCAACGGCACAGTGGCGATGGACGCAGCCAATTTGAATTGGCGATCCTCCCACTGGAAATTAAATTCCTGCAACTGCGCCAAAATTGATCGCGCAAGCGCATCCCCTTTGTCGCCTTCATCGCAGTAGGTAACCACCGCAAAACGATCGCCACCAAGACGGGCAAAAAAATCATCGCGTCGTAACAAGCCGCTGATAGCATCGGCAAATTGGCGCAGCAGTTCATCGCCGGCAATGCAACCGCAGCTTTGATTGATCAAGCGAAAACGATCTATGTCGATCATTAAAAAGCTGGCGTTGATATTCTGAACCTGGATACGTGCCAGCAGTTCGGAGACAAAGGATTCAAGGGCGTTGCGGTTGTGGAGGCGGGTAACAAAATCGTGGGTGGCGAGGTAATTGAGGCGGTCTTGCATGTAGCGCCGTTCATTTATTTCCTCGCGTAGCTGACGGTTGGCGATGGTCAGTTCGGAGGTCCGTTCGCGCACCTTGGTTTCCAGCTCGCGATTAAAGGACTTTAACTCGGCGAGCATTGCCTGCCGCTCCAGTTGATGGCGCACTCGTGCGCGCACTTCGTCGGCATTGATGGGTTTGGTAATGTAGTCGGCACCACCTACGCGAAAGCCCTGACTGATATCGTCGGTGCGCGCGGTGACAAAAATAATGGGGATTTCGGTGGTGGTGATATCGCCTTTCAGGCGAGTGCAGACATCAAAGCCATTGATGTCGGGCATCATGACATCGAGCAGGATCAAATCGGGCAAGCGGCGCGCGGCCAGTTCCAATGCGCGCTCACCGGAGGTGGCGACAATCAGTTGGCAATCCAAATCCTCCAGAATGCCACTGAGGACATCCAGATTCTCGGGAGTATCATCCACTAACAGAATACGCGTCGCGCTCGACATAACAATGAAATCCTTCGCTATCGCTATTGTTGATATTTGATAATAACAGAAGGAATCAGAATAGCTACGCGGTGATTATGAAGTTTTGTTTAGCATTCCAGACTTGGCGCCGAAGGATGTTATATAGGCGCGAGCCTGCGTGTGCACAGCAAATGCGTGTCTGCCATACAGGTTATACCTTGATACGAGTTAAGGCTGGGACTGGATCTGTGTGACGCTATTTTCTAAACCACAGCGCCAACAAACCAATCGCGATCAATGCCACACCGGCGGGCGAGAGATCCGTCGCCAGCCAATCCCGCAATACCGCAGAGCCTTGGGTATCGCGATAAAGGAAATAACCCGCCGCACCAAATGCCACTAGCGCAATCAGCTTACGGCGTCCGCGATGCTGTTGCACATTACGCCGGCTTACATCCTGTTCGAGTGCATCGAGCTTCTGGCTGATCAGCGGCAGTTGTTGCAAGCTGTTGAAAATCAAATCCGGTACTTGTGGGAATTTTTCCATCCATTCCGGTGCGTAACGTTTGAGTTCGCCCCACAGGGATTTGGGATGAAAGCGATTTTTTAACCAGCGCTCCAAAAATGGATGGGCGGTAACCCATAAATCCAGGTCCGGGTACAACTGGCGGCCAAGGCCTTCTATATTGAGCAAGGTTTTTTGTAGCAACACCAATTGCGGCTGCACTTCCATATCAAAGCGGCGCGCTGTGCGGAATAAACTGAGCAACACATTGGCAAAGGAAATTTCCTTGAGCGGTTTTTCAAAAATAGGCTCACACACGGTGCGAATTGCTGCTTCCAACTCTTCCACCCGCACAGTCTTTGGCACCCAGCCGCTTTGTACGTGCAGCTCGGCCACCAAACGATAATCGCGGCGAAACATGGCAAGCAGGTTACGCGCCAGATAATACTGATCTTCACGGGTGAGCGAGCCGACAATCGCCATATCCACCGCAATATATTGCGGAAGTTGCGGATTTTTCGTGGCGACAAAAATATTGCCGGGGTGCATGTCCGCATGGAAAAAATTGTGCTCGAACACCTGGGTGAAGAAAATCTCCACGCCGCGCTCGGCAAGTTTTTTCATGTCGGTATGTTGCGCGGCCAGGGCATTGATATCCGTCACGGGAATACCGTAGATGCGTTCCATGACCAACACATTGCTGCGGGTGTAATCCCAATAAATTTCCGGCACATACAGCAGGGGGGAATGTAAAAAGTTGCGGCGCAATTGCGATGCATTGGCGGCCTCGCGCTGCAGATCCAGCTCATCAAAAATGGTAGTGCGGTAGTCCTCTACAATTTCCACCGGGTGCAAGCGTTTGCCATCGAGGGTATTTTTTTCCACCCAGCGGGCGACCAATAACAGCAACTCGATGTCCTGATCAATCACCCGTTCAATACCGGGGCGCACCACTTTGATCACCACCTCGCGCCCATCCTTTAAGACCGCCGTGTGTACCTGGGCAACCGATGCAGAGGCCAAGGGGGCTTTGTCATAACTGGCAAAAATAGTATCGACACTGGCACCGAGTGAGGTTTCTACAATGCGCTGGAATTCCTCATTGGCAAAGGGGACCACATTGTCTTGCAGGTGGTTGAGTTCGAGCACTATGTCGCTGGGCACCAAATCCGGCCGGGTCGATAACAACTGGCCAAATTTTACAAAAATCGGACCCAGATCTTCGCAGGCGCGGCGCAGGCATTCGCCGCGTGTCATTTTGGGTACTGGAAAGAACTTGAACAACGCCAGCAGCACGCGCGCGCCAAAAGGGATATTGGCGGGCAGCAATTGATCCAGACGATAACGCGCAAATACGCGCAGGATTTTTAATAAACGCAGAAAGACCATTACAAGCACAATTCTCTTTTTGTTCTACCGTAGGTTGGGGTGAGGAACGAACCCCAACATGACTTATTCGCACAACACGACGAATTCCTTTCGTAAAGGCGAATGGGATTGGATTTTTTAGCAATTTTTCGGCGTTACTCTGTTGGGGTTCGTTCCTCACCCCAACCTACGGTTTTCGCTCCGTAATGAGTTTTTCAACACGCGCCGCCGCGCGATCCACCGCCAAGCGCAGGTCATCTACTTGCTGGTAAAAGTCGTCCAATTCGGGCTTGGCGGGCAGGGCTTTTAATTCTTCGGTGAGGAATTCGCTGGTCAGGCGTCGGGCGCTGCTGGCACGCTCATTCACCCAGCCGACTTGGGCGCGAATCAGTTGCGCGGTTTGGTGGCCAATCAGATCACCGGTGAATTGACTGAGCATTTCCTCCCAGTCGATATCGAGGTTTTTTACCAGCCGCTGCCATTCGGCGAGCAGGCTTAAATCGCCCATCACCGTGACGCCGCTGTGTTTGAGGTTATGGATTTCGGTGCGGCTCAATTGCGCCAGCGCGAGCAGTGAACCGCTGATGCGGGTATCGACATCGCCGTCCCAGTTACCCATCAAGCGCAACTCGTCGTCCATCGGCATGACAAATACCGTCAGCACAGGGGCAGTGATGTGCACTGCCAGTATTTTGCCTTCCAGAGGGGCAAGGCCAAGGCGCGTGGCGGGGTCATAGCGCAGCGTGGCGTTGAGCATTTTCTCGGCGCTGGCGAGTGCGGCGGTACCCAGCATGCCGGCCATCAGGGTTTGATTCCCTTGTGCAACGCAACAATTCCGCCGGTCATATTGTGGAATTCGGTGCGTACAAAACCGGCATTGTCCATCATGTCTTTCAAGGTTTGCTGATCCGGGTGCATGCGGATGGATTCGGCGAGGTAGCGATAGCTTTCGGCATCGTTAGTCACCAGCTTGCCCATGAACGGCAGGACTTTAAATGAATAGGTGTCGTAAATTTTGCTGAGGATTTCACTTTGCGGCTTGGAGAACTCCAGCACCAGCAGGCGCCCACCCGGCTTAAGTACCCGCTGCATGGAGCGCAGGGCGAGGTCTTTGTCAGTCACATTGCGCAGACCAAAAGCGATAGTGATGCAATCGAAGGTGTTATCGGGAAATGGCAGGTATTGCGCGTCGCATTGGGCGAAGTTGATATTGCCCGCAATACCGCGATCCGTCAGGCGGTCGCGGCCCACACCGAGCATTGAAGCGTTGATGTCAGCGAGGATCACCTGCCCGCTGGCGCCCACTAACTTGGCAAACTGGTAGCTTAAATCGCCGGTGCCACCGGCAATATCCAACACTTTGTGACCAGCACGCACGCCCGATGCTTCAATGGTGAAGCGCTTCCACAGCCGGTGGATGCCGCCGGACATCAGGTCGTTCATGACATCGTACTTAGCCGCGACCGAGTGGAATACCTCGGCGACGCGCTCCGCCTTTTCTTCGACGGGAACTTGTTGAAAGCCAAAGTGAGTGGTTTTTTTCTCGTTCATAGCGGGTTCCAAAACGGTCGCCCCAGCGGGCGGGATGGCTGCATTGTACTGGCATTAAGCGCGGTGGGCGAGGCCATATCGCGCGGGAAAAAAGTGATAGTGTTTCTGTCATCCCTGCGTAAAATTGCCCCCTGCATCCATTCTGCAACGATTTACCAGAAGCAAGGATTACCCCATGCGCATGTTTTTATCTGCGGCATTCTTTATGAGCGCCATTGCCCTCAGCGCCAGCTTGCCCAGCCCGGCGGCGGCCAATAGCCTCAAGCCATTTACTACTGACGGCTGCTCCCTGTGGATTGATGGCACGCCCGAACAGCCCCACCTCTGGCGCCACTGTTGCGTTGCCCATGACCTCGCCTACTGGCAAGGCGGCACCAAGGCCGACCGCCAACAGGCCGATGCCGATATTCTCGCCTGTGTAAAACAAGCCCAGGGGCCGGGCATGGCCCAGTATATGTACGCCAACGTGCGCTGGGGCGGCAGCCCTTATTGGATGTCCAGCTACCGCTGGGGTTATGGCTGGAATTATCTCGATGGCATTTGGCCGCGCGGTTACAAACTCCCCACAGCAGAAGAGCAGGCACAGATTGCTGCACAACTGCCCGCCGCACAGGCACTCATGGCGCGCGATATCGAACTTTATCCAGCCAGCAAGGACAAAGAGCCTACACCTGCACCGGCGAATTAATTGGATTCGATTAGCCTTGCTAACGATTTATGGGTGTTTGAATCCATTCAAGTGCTTTACAATTGCCGGCGCAGTTGTACCGGGTCAACCCAGGTGTAAACCGGGCAATGCGCGGCCAAATGGCTCCAACTCCTTTCCGGTTTTCCTCGGTCTCCCCTCAAGCAGACTGGCCGGACGGTGCGCCACGCAACCAGCCTTATGTCATGACGCTGTGTTATGACATAAACAAGCACCACCCAGAGGCGTCTCGCCAGCAAGTGAAATTCCAGCCTTATACCTTTTTATGGAGACTCCATGAAATTTCGCTTTCCCATCGTCATCATCGACGAAGACTTTCGCTCCGAGAACACCTCGGGTTTAGGCATACGCGCACTCGCGGAGGCCATTCAAAATGAAAGCTGGGAGGTAGTTGGTGTTACCAGCTACGGTGACCTGTCGCAATTTGCGCAGCAGCAATCGCGCGCCTCTGCATTTATTTTGTCCATTGATGACGAAGAATTTGGCGCAGGCTCTCTGGAAGAGACCGACCACGCGCTCAAATCCCTGCGCGCCTTTGTGCAGGAGATTCGCAACAAAAACGCCGACATCCCGATTTATCTCTACGGCGAAACCCGCACCTCACGCCATATCCCCAACGATATTTTGCGCGAGCTGCACGGCTTCATTCACATGTTTGAAGACACCCCGGAATTTGTGGCACGCCACATTATCCGCGAAGCCAAATCCTACCTTGATGGTTTGGCACCACCGTTTTTCCGCGCACTGGTACATTACGCGCAGGACGGCTCCTATTCCTGGCACTGCCCTGGCCACTCCGGCGGCGTGGCCTTTTTGAAATCACCCATCGGCCAAATGTTCCACCAATTCTTTGGTGAAAATATGCTGCGCGCCGACGTGTGCAACGCGGTAGAAGAACTCGGCCAATTGCTCGACCACACCGGTCCTATCGCCGCGTCCGAGCGCAATGCCGCACGCATCTTTAATGCAGATCACTGCTACTTCGTCACTAACGGTACGTCCACCTCCAACAAAATGGTGTGGCACTCAACCGTAGCGCCGGGCGATATAGTTGTTGTTGACCGTAACTGCCATAAATCGATTTTGCACTCGATTATTATGTGCGGCGCAATCCCCGTATTCCTGATGCCAACGCGCAATAACCTCGGCATTATCGGACCGATTCCGCTGGAAGAATTCACGCCTGAAAGCATCGCCCGCAAGATCGAAGCAAACCCCTTTGCGCGCGAAGCCGTAAACAAGAAACCGCGCATTCTCACCATTACCCAATCGACTTACGATGGTGTGCTCTACAACGTAGAGACGCTGAAAAATATGCTCGACGGTAAAATCGATACGCTGCATTTCGACGAAGCCTGGCTGCCGCATGCGACTTTCCATGAGTTCTACAAAGATATGCACGCGATTGGCAAAGATCGTCCGCGCGCAAAAGAGTCGATGATTTTCTCTACTCAATCCACACACAAATTGCTCGCCGGTTTATCACAAGCGTCGCAAGTGTTGGTGCGCGAATCCGAGAAAGTAAAACTCGATCAGGATGCATTCAATGAAGCCTATTTGATGCACACTTCCACCTCACCGCAATATTCGATCATCGCGTCATGCGATATCGCCGCTGCGATGATGGAAGCACCCGGCGGTCACGCACTGGTAGAAGAATCGATTTTTGAAGCGCTGGATTTCCGCCGCGCCATGAAAAAAGTGGACGAAGAGTGGGGCCAGGATTGGTGGTTCCAGGTGTGGGGGCCAGAAGAATTTGCCGAAGAAGGCATTGGCACCCGCGAAGACTGGGTACTGCGTAGCGACGACAATTGGCACGGCTTCGGCAAACTCGCGCCGAATTTCAACATGCTCGACCCGATCAAAGCCACCATCGTCAACCCGGGTTTGTCGGTGAATGGTCAATTCAGCGATACCGGCATCCCTGCATCGATCGTCACTAAATATCTGGCAGAGAACGGCGTAATCATCGAGAAGTGCGGCCTCTACTCCTTCTTTATTATGTTCACCATCGGCATCACCAAAGGCCGCTGGAATACTCTCGTAGCCGCGCTGCAACAATTTAAAGACGACTACGACAAGAACCAGCCAATGTGGCGCATCATGCCGGAATTTGCGCAAGCCAATCCACGCTACGAGCGCATGGGTCTGCGCGATCTTTGCCAGCAAATTCACGACTTCTACAAAGCCTACGACGTTGCACGCTTGACCACCGAAATGTATTTGTCCGATATGCAACCGGCGATGAAGCCATCTGATGCCTTTGCAAAAATGGCGCACCGCGAAATCGAACGCGTGCCTATCAACGAATTGGAAGGCCGCATCACCTCGATTTTGTTAACACCCTATCCGCCAGGAATTCCGCTGTTGATTCCAGGCGAGCGTTTTAATAAAACCATCGTCGATTATTTGAAATTCGCGCGCGACTTCAACGAGAAGTTCCCCGGCTTTGAAACTGATGTACACGGTTTGGTAAAACGCGAAGTGGATGGCAAAAAAGATTATTTTGTTGATTGCGTAAAACAATAAAGCTGCCGTTCATGCACCAGATGTTATAAATTCAAAAGCCACCTCATGCGAATGCGGTGGCTTTTTTGTAGCCATTTTTTCAATTAATTTCAACGTAAGCTGTTCCAAAAATTAGTAAATAACAATCTGAACGTAAACCACCATGCATAAATGGCATAGGCAGATTGACTGCCTCTGTCATCAAGTAATCCGTGAGCGACTTCGTTACGAAGATTCGGGCCTAGCGGGTCACAAAATAATGCCTTTAGCTCAAACACCAAATCTTCGTCAAATAATTGTTTTACATCAGGAATATTTTTGCGCGCGTTGTTTTATTTTCGTTATTGGCTTTTTCGGCTGCCTTGCGGAAATATTCAGCCATTAATGGATAGTCAGTTGCGGCTAACCCTTCCAGCAGAATTGTGTCGGCGCATTCAGAAAAGTCTTGAATCGTAAAAACCTGATCTCCATCATTTGAATTAATATTATCCACCGTAACTCCTTATTATTTCAGGTAAGATGTAATTAGCACGATCACATATTGAACTCCGATTCAATCTGCTGTCCATTTAGTTTTTGTTTTAGCTCCGTGAACAATCCCGTAACTGTATTTATCAAAAATCCTTCAAATTTTTCTTTTCCCAACGTGCGATCATAAACATCCGTCGGGAGGAAGCGCTTCATTTCATTTTTAAAATCGCTGCCTGTGACAATGCCCGGAAGTTTATTAATCATCAGCTCGAGCATGCCTGAATAATCAGTCAAACGATAATCGGCAATTTTTCGCTGAACTAATTCCTGTTGAACAACAGCACCTTGCTGCTTCAGCCATGACAAATCCCAAATATCCCGGTGGCGCACGTATCTTTGTGTGGCGGGCAGCGAAATCAATTTATCGGCCATCACTTCATCCAGAGTTTCTGTAAAAATCAGAGTGTCTTCATAGCCGTCAGGTAGAAAGTTGTAATTAACTCTGAGCGGCACAGCTTCTTTTGTGTAAGCGGGAATATTGGCAACTTCAAGCTTGATGCGCTGCCTTGGTACATCTTTGCGATCTGGTGCAGTGATTACGGATATCTGCCACTTATCGATGTTCAGCTCGGCGTATTCCGCATCTTCTTTTAAACTTGCCGGTTCTTTAACCCTGACCTCAAGGCCGTATCGTTTGCCGATGTAATCCTGCAGGCAGTCTTTCATCTCAATGAGCCTGGCGGATGAAAAATCCTTGCCGCCAGCGAAATCCAGATCCTCACTAAAGCGGTTACCACCACGACACAGGCGCAGCGAGGTACCGCCCTGAAATACCAGGTTGTCCAAAAGTCCTTTTTCTTCCAGACAAAACAAAATGTCATAGTGCAGCAATTCTTTTTCAATGACGGGACGCATGTGCGTGACCTTATTGTCCTGCATGGCTTTGTTTACCAGTTGGGCAAAATCATCTTCAGTGATTTTCATAAACTACTTGCTCCTCAACTAAATGCGTATTGCGACCAACCCGCTTTAGGTCCCGATAGGCTGCGACCTTATTCGCCAGTTTCAGCGGGCGACCTACGTCGAACCGATTATTGATGATATCGACAACCGGCCGTTTGGTATGGGTAAACTCGATAG
The nucleotide sequence above comes from Cellvibrio sp. PSBB023. Encoded proteins:
- a CDS encoding nucleotidyl transferase AbiEii/AbiGii toxin family protein, which encodes MKITEDDFAQLVNKAMQDNKVTHMRPVIEKELLHYDILFCLEEKGLLDNLVFQGGTSLRLCRGGNRFSEDLDFAGGKDFSSARLIEMKDCLQDYIGKRYGLEVRVKEPASLKEDAEYAELNIDKWQISVITAPDRKDVPRQRIKLEVANIPAYTKEAVPLRVNYNFLPDGYEDTLIFTETLDEVMADKLISLPATQRYVRHRDIWDLSWLKQQGAVVQQELVQRKIADYRLTDYSGMLELMINKLPGIVTGSDFKNEMKRFLPTDVYDRTLGKEKFEGFLINTVTGLFTELKQKLNGQQIESEFNM
- a CDS encoding arginine/lysine/ornithine decarboxylase; its protein translation is MKFRFPIVIIDEDFRSENTSGLGIRALAEAIQNESWEVVGVTSYGDLSQFAQQQSRASAFILSIDDEEFGAGSLEETDHALKSLRAFVQEIRNKNADIPIYLYGETRTSRHIPNDILRELHGFIHMFEDTPEFVARHIIREAKSYLDGLAPPFFRALVHYAQDGSYSWHCPGHSGGVAFLKSPIGQMFHQFFGENMLRADVCNAVEELGQLLDHTGPIAASERNAARIFNADHCYFVTNGTSTSNKMVWHSTVAPGDIVVVDRNCHKSILHSIIMCGAIPVFLMPTRNNLGIIGPIPLEEFTPESIARKIEANPFAREAVNKKPRILTITQSTYDGVLYNVETLKNMLDGKIDTLHFDEAWLPHATFHEFYKDMHAIGKDRPRAKESMIFSTQSTHKLLAGLSQASQVLVRESEKVKLDQDAFNEAYLMHTSTSPQYSIIASCDIAAAMMEAPGGHALVEESIFEALDFRRAMKKVDEEWGQDWWFQVWGPEEFAEEGIGTREDWVLRSDDNWHGFGKLAPNFNMLDPIKATIVNPGLSVNGQFSDTGIPASIVTKYLAENGVIIEKCGLYSFFIMFTIGITKGRWNTLVAALQQFKDDYDKNQPMWRIMPEFAQANPRYERMGLRDLCQQIHDFYKAYDVARLTTEMYLSDMQPAMKPSDAFAKMAHREIERVPINELEGRITSILLTPYPPGIPLLIPGERFNKTIVDYLKFARDFNEKFPGFETDVHGLVKREVDGKKDYFVDCVKQ
- a CDS encoding DUF4209 domain-containing protein, producing MFELKALFCDPLGPNLRNEVAHGLLDDRGSQSAYAIYAWWFTFRLLFTNFWNSLR